DNA sequence from the Methanococcus maripaludis genome:
ATTGGTCCAAAAACTCATTTTAAAAATCAAATTCCAAAAATTATGAATTTTATAAGTTTTTAGACTAGGTGGTAGTTATGATCATAGGTTATGCAAGGGTATCTACTAAGGATCAGAAACTTGACAGGCAGATTGATGAACTGAAATCTTTTGGATGCGAAAAAATATTTTTAGAAAAGATTTCTGGAACTAAGAAAATTAGACCCGAATTTGATAAAATGCTAGAAATGTTACGAAAGAATGATTTAGTTGTTGTAAGTGAACTTACAAGGCTTTCTAGAAGTACAAAAGATTTAATTGACATAATGAACCGTTTTGAACAGATGGATGTTTCAGTGAAAAGTTTAAAAGAGGCATGGCTTGATACATCGACTGCTCATGGTAAATTACTTTTTACAATTTTTGCAGGCCTTGCAGAATTTGAGCGAGATTTAATTTCTGAAAGAGTAAAGTCTGGATTAAATGCTGCAAGATCTCGTGGAAAACTAGGTGGAAGGCCTACGGTAAGGAATGAAAAAATAAATCTGGCTTTAAAAATGTATGATTCAAAAGAATATTCGATAAATGAGATTTTAAAGGCTACAGGAATTAGTAAAAGTACACTTTATAATTATTTGGAAAAACGGAGAGAATGTATTATTCAAAATCTAAATCATAATATTTAAATTACGTAAAGTAAAGGATATAATATGACTAAAAATGATAACATTATTATAATTACTGCTTGTGGTGGTAGCAAAGAAGGTAAGCCCCAAAAAGCAGGAACATTATACAAATCTTCAAGAATACGGCATTTGTATAAAAAAGCATTAGAATTTGATGTTCCATTTTATATTTTAAGTGCTAAATATGGATTAATTAACTCAGAAAAAATAATAGACCCCTACAATCAAATAATGACTAAAGAACGGGCATTATTTCTTAAACCTTCGGTTAAAAAAACGCTTGAAGACTTTGAATATGTTGTGTTCTTCGAAGGGGGTGCCCGAAAAGAATATCGTGATTTAATTCATGAATCTACGAATGAATTGGGCTTGCAGTTAATTGCTTTCGGGTATAAGACTATGGGAGATATTGGGGAATTGAAGAATATACTGGGGGGAATAAATGGCTTCAAACAAACTTGAAAATGTAAAAGAATATATAAAAGATCCTGGAAAGCATAAAGCGCTTGTAAACCATTATTTATTAATATCTAATGAATTAAACGATAATAAAGAGTTATTGGAAACGTTATTAAATTTTAACATGAATGAACTTCCAAAAGCTATTTTAAGTAGTACTCCATTACAACTTAAAAATCTCAAAGGGGGCCCCCTGTCAGACTTTCCTTTAGAAATAAAAAGTTGTTTGAAAAATAACAGAGTTTTTACTACTCAAAAAGAACTAATTAAAAACTTAGACTTAGACAAGGTTACTAATCTTTTAAAATCTGAAAAAATAGAATTGATTGGTATCGATGAGTCAAAGGTTGAAATACCTAGAGCAGGCTGTCTTTTTGCATATTTAAAAAGTGTTGCTTTTAGAATAAGTCTCGATAATGAAAAACAGATTGAATCAATAGGGCCCATGGTAAATAAATTTAGAGTGACAATTAAAGATGAAGAAGATGCTGAATTTGAAAAAGAATCCCAGTTAATAGGTTATTTAAGAAACATGTTTGTTGCATGGGTTGCCATTAAAAATTCACTTGAAAATGGATATAAACCAATAGTATTTTTACACGGGCCGTTAGTTAGGGCTATCGGAGGATTTACAGATATTGTGTTTGAAAAAGATACGTTAATAGATCTATTTACGATTTCCGAAGATATCGACGTTAATGAAAATTCGGATTTTTCCATATCTGGAAAAGAAATTATTA
Encoded proteins:
- a CDS encoding recombinase family protein, with protein sequence MIIGYARVSTKDQKLDRQIDELKSFGCEKIFLEKISGTKKIRPEFDKMLEMLRKNDLVVVSELTRLSRSTKDLIDIMNRFEQMDVSVKSLKEAWLDTSTAHGKLLFTIFAGLAEFERDLISERVKSGLNAARSRGKLGGRPTVRNEKINLALKMYDSKEYSINEILKATGISKSTLYNYLEKRRECIIQNLNHNI
- a CDS encoding DUF6884 domain-containing protein, which produces MTKNDNIIIITACGGSKEGKPQKAGTLYKSSRIRHLYKKALEFDVPFYILSAKYGLINSEKIIDPYNQIMTKERALFLKPSVKKTLEDFEYVVFFEGGARKEYRDLIHESTNELGLQLIAFGYKTMGDIGELKNILGGINGFKQT